GCCCTTGCATGTTAAAGCTGCTTCGCAATCTTAAGCCGTACCGGCGGGCGGTCGCCGCGACGCTGGCGCTTGTGTTTCTCCAGTCGTTGTCCGATCTGTATCTGCCGACGCTGATGGCCGATATCGTCGACTTGGGCGTAGCGGCCGGGAATACGGCTTACATCTGGAAAGTCGGAGGCTTCATGCTGCTTATCGCCGCGATCGGCGTCGCTTGTTCCGTCGGCGCCAGCTACTGGTCCGCCAAGGCGGCCGGCGGATTCGCGCGCGATCTGCGGAGCCGCGTGTTTGCGCATGTCGAGACGTTCTCGCTCGGCGAATTCGACCGCGTCGGCACGGCCTCCCTGATTACCCGCACGACCAACGACATCCAGCAAATCTACCAAGTGCTGACGATTATGATGCGCGTGCTGGTGATGGCGCCGCTTATGTGTATCGGCGGAATCGTTCTCGCCATGTCCAAGGATGCGACGCTGTCGCTCGTGCTGATCGCGATCGTACCGGTGCTGGCGCTTCTTATTTTGCTGGTCTTCCGCAAAGGCGGCCCGTTGTTCAAGTCGATGCAGACGAAGCTGGACCGGTTGAATCTCGTGCTGCGCGAGCGGTTGACCGGCATCCGTGTCATCCGTTCGTTTAACCGCGACGAGCATGAGGCGGAACGGTTCGTACAGGCGAACCGGGATCTGACGGATACGGCGATCCGGGTCAACCGGTTGATGGCCGCGATGATGCCCGTCATGCTGCTGACGTTAAATCTGGCGGGTCTCGCGATCTTATGGTTCGGGGGAATTCGCATCGACGGCGGACATATGCAGGTGGGCGACCTGATCGCGTTCATCCAATACGCGTGGCAGATCATGTTCTCGCTTGTGTTCGCGTCGATGATGCTGGTGATGCTGCCCAGGGCGTCGGCTTCCGCCGCCCGGATCAACGAAGTGCTCGCCATACGTCCGGCGATTCCGGACGACGGGAAGAAGCGGTCGACCGCGGTTCCCGACATCGAATTCCGCAACGTGACGTTCCGCTATCCCGGAGCGGAGGCGCCCGCCCTGGAGAACGTGACGTTCCGCGCGAACGCGGGCGAGGTGACGGCGATTATCGGCGGAACGGGCTCGGGCAAATCGACGCTGATCCATCTGATTCCCCGGTTTTACGAAGCCGAGACCGGCCAGGTGCTGGTCGGCGGAACGGACGTGCGCGAGCTGTCGCAGGAGAGCCTGCGTTCGCGGATCGGGCTTGTTCCTCAGAAGGCGGTGCTGTTTACCGGCACGATCGCGGACAATATCCGCTGCGGCAAGGAGGATGCGACCGACGAGGAGATCCGGCGGGCGGCGCAGATCGCCCAGGCGGCCGAATTTATCGCCGAGCTGCCGGAGGGGTACGATTCCGCCGTCTCCCAGGGCGGAGCGAATCTGTCCGGCGGGCAGAAACAGAGGCTCTCGATCGCCCGGGCGCTTGTCCGCAGACCCGGCATCTACCTGTTCGACGACAGCTTCTCGGCGCTGGATTACAGGACGGACGCGCGGCTCCGCCAGGCGCTGCGGGCCGAGACGGCCGGGGCTACCGTGCTGATCGTCGCCCAGCGGGTCAGCACGGTGATGGACGCCGACCGGATTATCGTGCTGGACGAAGGGCGAGTGGTCGGCAACGGCACGCATCAAGAGCTGATGCAGACCTGCGGCGTCTATAGAGAGATCGTGGCGTCGCAGTTGACCGAGGAGGAGATCGCATGAGCGAAGTCCGCCAACACCGGCAGTCCGGACGCGCCGGCCAGGGGCCGGGAGGAGCGGCCGGCGTCTTCGGACCTCCGGGACGCGGCCCGGGCATGATGGGCATGCCCGGCCAGAAAGCCAAAAACTTCAAAGCGGCCTTGCGCCGTCTGATCGGATACATGAAGCCCCATCGGATCGCATTGGGGGTTGTGTGTTTGACGGCCGTGCTGAGCACGG
The nucleotide sequence above comes from Paenibacillus thermoaerophilus. Encoded proteins:
- a CDS encoding ABC transporter ATP-binding protein — encoded protein: MLKLLRNLKPYRRAVAATLALVFLQSLSDLYLPTLMADIVDLGVAAGNTAYIWKVGGFMLLIAAIGVACSVGASYWSAKAAGGFARDLRSRVFAHVETFSLGEFDRVGTASLITRTTNDIQQIYQVLTIMMRVLVMAPLMCIGGIVLAMSKDATLSLVLIAIVPVLALLILLVFRKGGPLFKSMQTKLDRLNLVLRERLTGIRVIRSFNRDEHEAERFVQANRDLTDTAIRVNRLMAAMMPVMLLTLNLAGLAILWFGGIRIDGGHMQVGDLIAFIQYAWQIMFSLVFASMMLVMLPRASASAARINEVLAIRPAIPDDGKKRSTAVPDIEFRNVTFRYPGAEAPALENVTFRANAGEVTAIIGGTGSGKSTLIHLIPRFYEAETGQVLVGGTDVRELSQESLRSRIGLVPQKAVLFTGTIADNIRCGKEDATDEEIRRAAQIAQAAEFIAELPEGYDSAVSQGGANLSGGQKQRLSIARALVRRPGIYLFDDSFSALDYRTDARLRQALRAETAGATVLIVAQRVSTVMDADRIIVLDEGRVVGNGTHQELMQTCGVYREIVASQLTEEEIA